A region from the Pseudomonas sp. KU26590 genome encodes:
- a CDS encoding tail fiber assembly protein encodes MGNYAIIQDGSVINTTIWDGNTETWSPPDGQLAVQIPEGLAVTVGTQYKDGAFFIEYAEVSPDLVPTPADILRKNTIQRDALLSIAALAIAPLQDAVDLEMATAADVALLKKWKQYRVEVNRTKITEPAPSWPSSP; translated from the coding sequence ATGGGCAATTACGCGATCATTCAAGATGGCTCAGTCATCAATACAACCATCTGGGACGGCAATACGGAAACATGGTCGCCACCTGATGGGCAGCTAGCGGTGCAGATTCCAGAAGGGTTGGCGGTTACGGTTGGCACGCAATACAAAGATGGTGCCTTTTTCATAGAGTACGCCGAGGTGTCCCCAGACCTTGTTCCAACACCCGCTGACATACTACGCAAGAATACTATCCAGCGAGATGCGCTGCTTAGTATCGCCGCGCTAGCCATCGCTCCACTTCAGGATGCAGTCGATCTGGAGATGGCGACGGCCGCTGACGTGGCCCTGCTGAAAAAGTGGAAACAGTATAGGGTCGAGGTGAACCGAACTAAAATCACCGAACCGGCACCATCGTGGCCATCATCCCCGTGA
- a CDS encoding DUF3606 domain-containing protein, with amino-acid sequence MADDLHNRGPKDRARVNTSEAWELKYWTKEFGVTEDQLKAAVKAVGPMVTDVRKKLGK; translated from the coding sequence ATGGCTGATGATCTGCACAACCGTGGCCCGAAAGACAGAGCTCGCGTGAACACATCTGAGGCTTGGGAGCTGAAGTACTGGACGAAAGAATTTGGCGTCACCGAGGATCAGCTCAAAGCCGCCGTGAAAGCGGTCGGCCCGATGGTGACGGACGTCCGCAAGAAGCTCGGCAAGTAA
- a CDS encoding acyltransferase, giving the protein MVIGITFLQAKKDPHVAGSVLLVFWTDRHRSGSQQTAPLSLCRSGRHNARLKSQLDMDMGAYRLVLAIVVALSHMGVRLFTYNPGVFAVVSFLIISGFVMTALVSKRYNSQSRIRMFYIDRALRLYPQFLLYFALSCIIIIFWLPPNVSEEAISVTNIIPSLAIAPLDLYMFGITNSLIIPPAWSLGLEAFFYIAIPFLIIYRLTYVGFALSLLFSIVPALGLIDSDVYGYRLLPGTLFIFLCGSYLYWVTKTSSALLLLAWVVSLVALTASLTGFLPRLGYTTEVSAGIVFGLPVIKLLLRLGYSKADEVLGNISYGVFLNHFVIMYAAEAFGYTPSSSTGYIICILVGSIIFSIFSYNLIERPVLRFRHALRGRNISRCETQSSS; this is encoded by the coding sequence GTGGTCATAGGCATCACTTTCCTCCAGGCAAAAAAAGACCCGCATGTGGCGGGGTCTGTGCTTTTGGTTTTTTGGACCGACAGACACCGATCCGGCTCTCAACAAACGGCGCCACTTTCACTGTGTCGATCTGGTAGGCATAATGCGCGGCTCAAATCTCAATTGGATATGGATATGGGCGCCTATCGGCTAGTGCTCGCTATTGTTGTCGCCTTGTCTCACATGGGCGTTCGATTATTTACTTATAATCCAGGTGTTTTTGCTGTAGTTTCCTTTCTGATAATAAGCGGTTTTGTAATGACGGCGCTGGTGTCGAAAAGATATAACAGCCAATCGCGCATTCGAATGTTTTATATAGATAGGGCTCTGCGCTTGTACCCTCAGTTTCTACTTTACTTTGCTTTATCTTGCATAATAATCATTTTTTGGTTGCCGCCAAATGTGAGTGAAGAGGCAATAAGCGTCACTAACATAATTCCAAGCCTCGCTATTGCGCCGCTGGACCTATACATGTTTGGCATTACTAATTCACTAATAATTCCTCCAGCGTGGTCACTAGGACTGGAGGCGTTCTTCTACATAGCCATCCCATTTCTTATTATATATAGACTAACTTATGTAGGATTTGCTTTGTCGCTTTTATTTTCTATTGTACCTGCTCTAGGACTTATTGACTCAGATGTTTACGGCTATAGGCTGTTACCCGGAACTCTTTTTATATTCCTATGCGGTAGCTATCTCTATTGGGTAACAAAGACAAGCAGTGCCTTGCTGTTGCTGGCCTGGGTGGTATCGTTAGTGGCGCTTACCGCATCGCTAACCGGGTTCCTTCCCAGGCTCGGATACACCACCGAGGTCTCTGCCGGAATAGTCTTTGGCCTACCGGTCATAAAACTGCTGCTTCGGTTAGGATATAGCAAAGCTGACGAGGTGCTCGGAAACATTAGCTATGGGGTGTTTCTAAACCATTTTGTTATTATGTATGCCGCTGAAGCATTTGGCTACACGCCCTCAAGTAGCACTGGCTACATTATCTGCATACTTGTCGGTTCAATTATATTCAGCATCTTTTCATATAATCTGATTGAACGACCTGTGCTTAGGTTTCGCCATGCTTTAAGAGGAAGGAATATCTCTCGATGTGAAACACAATCCTCCTCCTAG
- a CDS encoding SGNH/GDSL hydrolase family protein — protein sequence MSLLVSNGPLRYAIRRGLGLLGDSFSGNCHTIAATAYATEAYGYAGMVAARTGLFPSYLDNQGKVGDHTGQFMARLPACLTSVTADLWLLLSRTNDSTTSGMTLDDTKANVMKIVTAFLSTPGKYLIVGTGTPRFGTKALTGQALTDAAAYKDWVLTYVRQFVPVVNIWDGFTEDMTVEGLHPNILGADFLSSKIVPIITASFDFPGIPLPTDATDIYSAIRPFGCLNPNPLMTGATGVINASASPVGGSVLADNYKASGSGLTGITTRWYKEPAAYGEAQCIELGGTLAAAGGYLYLQLNSNITLANLLAGDVIEMVSAPEIVGNSRGILGWEAELIITKPVSGTSTTIYYRSMDKYQEPFTFPANWKGALETQRYTCDVTETVVTARMGLYLAAGIAQDSKVKVAQFGVRKV from the coding sequence ATGAGCCTGCTTGTCAGCAACGGGCCATTGCGTTATGCGATCCGGCGAGGCCTCGGCCTACTTGGCGACAGCTTTTCCGGTAACTGTCACACCATTGCGGCCACGGCTTACGCTACCGAGGCCTACGGCTATGCCGGCATGGTCGCCGCCCGCACCGGGCTGTTTCCGAGCTATCTCGACAATCAAGGGAAAGTCGGCGATCACACCGGGCAGTTCATGGCGCGCCTTCCTGCATGCCTGACATCCGTAACGGCCGATCTGTGGCTGTTGCTTTCGCGTACCAACGACAGCACCACGTCAGGCATGACGCTGGACGACACAAAAGCCAACGTGATGAAGATCGTCACCGCCTTCCTTAGTACGCCAGGAAAGTACCTGATCGTCGGCACCGGCACGCCGCGCTTCGGCACCAAGGCGCTGACCGGACAGGCTTTGACTGACGCTGCTGCTTACAAGGACTGGGTGCTGACCTACGTCCGCCAATTCGTACCGGTCGTGAACATCTGGGACGGCTTCACCGAGGACATGACGGTCGAGGGCCTGCATCCGAACATCCTAGGCGCGGATTTCCTCAGTTCTAAGATCGTGCCGATCATCACGGCGAGCTTCGACTTCCCTGGCATTCCATTGCCGACGGATGCAACCGACATCTATTCTGCCATCCGCCCCTTCGGCTGCCTGAACCCGAACCCGCTGATGACCGGGGCCACTGGCGTGATCAACGCCTCCGCCAGCCCGGTCGGCGGCTCGGTTCTGGCCGACAACTACAAGGCATCCGGATCAGGCCTGACTGGCATCACCACGCGCTGGTACAAGGAGCCTGCCGCGTATGGTGAGGCTCAGTGTATTGAGCTCGGCGGGACGCTGGCGGCAGCCGGCGGCTACCTCTACCTGCAGTTGAACTCGAATATCACCCTGGCAAACCTCCTGGCCGGCGACGTCATCGAGATGGTTTCGGCGCCGGAGATCGTCGGAAACAGCCGCGGCATCCTTGGATGGGAGGCTGAGCTGATCATCACCAAACCAGTTTCGGGCACGTCGACCACCATCTATTACCGCTCGATGGACAAATATCAGGAGCCGTTCACGTTCCCGGCGAACTGGAAAGGCGCACTGGAAACACAGCGCTATACGTGCGACGTGACGGAAACCGTCGTCACCGCGCGCATGGGACTGTACCTGGCCGCCGGCATCGCGCAGGACTCAAAGGTAAAGGTTGCGCAGTTCGGCGTGCGCAAGGTCTGA
- a CDS encoding glycoside hydrolase family 19 protein has product MPMTTQQLLQILPNAGPQAGIFVSALSAAMGKYQITTPARSAAFIAQVGHESAQLTAVVENLNYSAQALQKTWPSRFSAEVASACARQPEKIANIAYASRMGNGALGSGDGWKYRGRGLIQVTGKSNYQKCGDALGMDLITKPELLQEPANAAMSAAWFWYANGLNALADAGDLQSITRKINGGLNGYADRAEIYERALKVLG; this is encoded by the coding sequence ATGCCTATGACCACGCAGCAGCTGCTGCAGATTCTCCCTAATGCCGGCCCTCAAGCCGGCATTTTTGTGTCCGCCCTCAGCGCAGCGATGGGCAAGTATCAAATTACGACTCCGGCACGTTCTGCAGCGTTCATTGCTCAGGTTGGGCACGAAAGCGCTCAACTGACTGCGGTCGTTGAAAACCTCAACTACAGCGCCCAAGCACTGCAAAAGACCTGGCCCAGCCGATTCTCGGCGGAAGTTGCCAGTGCATGTGCCCGGCAGCCCGAGAAGATCGCAAACATTGCCTACGCCTCGCGCATGGGCAACGGCGCACTTGGCTCGGGTGATGGCTGGAAGTACCGAGGCCGCGGCTTGATCCAGGTGACAGGGAAGTCGAACTATCAGAAGTGCGGAGACGCACTTGGGATGGACCTGATCACGAAGCCTGAATTGCTTCAGGAGCCTGCGAATGCTGCGATGTCTGCGGCATGGTTCTGGTATGCAAACGGCCTGAACGCGCTGGCGGACGCCGGCGACCTGCAATCAATCACGCGGAAAATCAATGGCGGCTTGAACGGCTACGCCGACCGGGCCGAAATATATGAGCGAGCTCTGAAGGTGCTGGGATGA